The proteins below are encoded in one region of Sminthopsis crassicaudata isolate SCR6 chromosome 1, ASM4859323v1, whole genome shotgun sequence:
- the LOC141551286 gene encoding phosphatidylinositol transfer protein beta isoform-like, which produces MVLIKEFRVLLPCSVEEYQVGQLYSVAQSSKNNTGGGEGIEVLINQPYEGGPGERGQFTHKIYHLQSKVPGFVRLFAPEGSLVFHEKAWNAYPYCRTVITNEYMKDDFFIKIETWHRPDMGTEDNVHHLDAETWKEVEVVHIDIADRAQVSDEDYKPEEDPALFKSVKTGRGPLGPNWQRELLKHPPHMCAYKLVTVKFRWWGLQGRVENFIHKQEKRLFTNFHRQLFCWLDQWVDLSMEDIRNLEEETQRELDQMRKTGPVRGMRASDD; this is translated from the exons ATGGTCCTGATCAAAGAGTT CCGGGTGCTGCTGCCCTGCTCCGTGGAGGAG TATCAGGTAGGACAGCTGTACTCCGTGGCGCAGAGCAGCAAGAATAACACGGGGGGCGGGGAGGGCATCGAGGTCCTCATCAACCAGCCCTACGAGGGGGGCCCCGGAGAGCGGGGCCAGTTTACCCACAAGATCTACCACCTGCAGAG CAAAGTTCCAGGATTCGTCCGCCTGTTCGCCCCGGAGGGCTCCCTGGTGTTCCACGAGAAGGCCTGGAACGCCTACCCTTACTGCCGGACCG TCATCACG AATGAGTATATGAAGGATGATTTCTTCATCAAGATTGAAACCTGGCATCGGCCAGACATGGGGACTGAGGACAAC GTTCACCATCTTGATGCAGAGACATGGAAGGAGGTGGAGGTGGTTCATATTGACATTGCTGATAGGGCCCAAGTGTCTGATGAG gATTATAAACCAGAAGAGGACCCTGCTCTCTTCAAGTCTGTCAAAACTGGCCGTGGCCCCTTGGGACCCAACTGGCAG AGGGAATTGTTGAAACATCCACCCCACATGTGTGCCTACAAACTGGTGACTGTCAAGTTCCGATGGTGGGGGCTCCAGGGTCGAGTGGAGAACTTCATCCATAAG CAAGAAAAGCGGCTCTTCACCAACTTCCACAGGCAGCTCTTCTGTTGGCTGGATCAGTGGGTTGATCTGTCCATGGAGGACATCCGGAACCTAGAGGAGGAGACCCAGCGAGAATTGGACCAG